Genomic window (Alligator mississippiensis isolate rAllMis1 chromosome 7, rAllMis1, whole genome shotgun sequence):
AAGCATCCTGCTTTCCTCAAAACAAGTTAAGGGAGATTTAGCTCAAATCACTTTGACTTGTGCATCCACTGGGGAACAGTATGCATGTCATCATATCCCAACTTACTTACTCTAGAGAAACAGGCAGCCCACGTATTATCCAGCTTGAAAAATGGAATGGATCAAGGGAACCTGTGATAAGACTATGCATCAAAACTCTTGGGTTAGTCATCAGCTAGCCACGTTCTGTAACTACTGGGCCTACATGATACTACTCCTAATCTAGTATGCTTCAGAAAATTGCAGTTAAACCACAGTGATCACATTAAAGGCCACAACCTGAAAGCACTGACTTCATGAAGGTCACGTTCAAGATCTAAGGCACCTCTCTCATGCCACTGGAGGGACCCCACTAAGCTTGCCCTTTAAGTGAACTAGCAATAGATTAAGGAACAGGGTGGAAGATTTCACCCCTTCTATCATTCTGAGTTATAAATTATTACCTCTCCCCTTGCAAATACCTTTATCCTCTTGATAAATGATTTCTGCCTGCTCCTCCTTTCTGACCTGGGGGTGTATTCTGCCTTTCTATCAAATCTCAAATACCAGCTTGAATAAcccaaagagaaaaaatgaatataaaacaaCCAACAAATGTAATGAATAACTTGGCCTACTGTCTAATCTACATGAATAACTGTAGTATGTGAAGTGATTGTTGTTTATTTTTACTCTATTTTACTGGAGCTTTCAAAAAACTAAAGCTAAAAGAAAGCCAAACTGCTATGGCACTTTGTCCAAAAAAAACAACTCTTTTCAAGGTTTGAAACCTCCTGGCCCTttcactttcttctttttaaaggcactagaagatttcattaaaaaatgtaaaCTGCAAAGGTTCAGTTGGTAAATTTTCTCCCCCAAAAAGGagtgttctgtttttaaaaaggcaatCCTTAAAACATGAGCAAGTTCTTTAATTAGGATTTTACAAACTAGCACAAATGCAAAACTAATGAGCAGAGAATTAAATTGATGAAGAAAACGCAGACTGCCTCCATTAGAAGCTAAAACAAAATTCAATCTGACGCATGTCCTTCAAATTAGGAGACAGATTGCAGTttatcttcctttaaaaaaagccaCAGTTCCTTTTCCTTTACAGTAAATAACTAATAGCTCGATTCATAAAAGAAAGTTCCAGGGTCGAGAAACTTTTAGTCAGCTATCTATTTTGTCCATTCTCTGTAGATTCATGCTCGTGGTTCAAATTGTGGGCAACCTTTTACAGCATGTTATACAGCAAAGAAGAATAAGCTTCTGGTTACTCGTGCAGCCTACTTATATCACACTTCAGAGTGGGTAGGAAAAGTAGCTACACTTCCTTATATGCCCTCACATAACTGTGCCAGCCCAAAAATGTACACTACACTAGATACAGATGAAACAATGTTTACTGTTCCCAAAGCAGCAACAAGACCCATAGGGAGATTCAGAATCAGTCAGTCACTCTAGTCAGCTGCTCCAATGACAGCATAAGATCAAGATGCCCCTTATTGACCATGCTTTATGCACACAAAAAATCAAgtcctaagaaaaaaaaaagtcagtagaACCAAAAGATACCAAGTTAAGCCTTATTTTCAGGAAGCCCAATCATTTTTTGATAAAAATATCCAGAAAATAAGGGGATAAAAATGGCGTCACTTTCAAAACAATATCTTTAGAAGAATTTAAATGAGTATAACTTCAAGTAAACTAGAATTTTATAACATGAGGTTTCTGGAGGTTTTCCACATTCCACTTGCCCAATTTTCTTGGAAGAAACAGCTTTCTTACACTGTAATAGTTTCCAGATACCATTCCCTGCATAAAGAACAAGTAGAAGCACAATGGTTTGTACTACAGAATACAAAATTTATCTTGGGACTTGACCAGACAGCTTGACAGAAGCCACACCACTTTGATGTGGAACAAGAGGCAgcaaagaatctttttttttttttttttttttatttgtcagGTGGAAGAGTTATGCATATTGCATTTACTGTCAGCAGGTAGACACCCTCCAGCACCCCACTCGCAATGGAGGAAAAGttaagaagaaagagaaaaaggaacgGTAACAATATGGGAAACAAGTTACAAAATATTACGATGCATAAATTGGGTAACACTTACGATCAAGTCCATTGATGTATCTCATGGTAATTTCACAGTGCCCCCAAACCGCACTGACTATAGGGTaaacttttttccctttcagtccCCTGAAGGCCACTCCAAGATACTGTCCATCTACCATGAAGCTAAGCGTCCCTTCATCCATATCCAAAACCACCAGTAAGGTGTCTGGGAGTACAAAAGGCTCATCCGGTTCCAAAAACACAGGATATGTCACCCCAGGTTGGTTTTTACAATTGTGATAAAGTTTGTTCCGtcccagatcccagccccaggatTCACTATTGCTACCAACCAACGATGTGTATCCTACAGAATGCAAGGGAGCTTCCGCTGTTGACACACCCACCACAGCATGTGTTCCTCGTTGCCTTGTGGGCCAGTGAATTTGCCAGACATGTAGACCTCTGGTGTAGCCAACTTTGCCCCGGATACAATCTGTGCTTTGGGCAACTGGATGTCTATGAAAAGTGAGTTTGTCATCTTCctttacaaatatatttaaagagCGATCTTCATTATTCCAAGCATGTTTATACTGGACCTCCAGTTTGGCAGGGGGCATATCCAGTAGCATGTCCAGACGTGCAGGCTTGCAAAAGTCAGGGCCCCTCAACTCTCGTTTAACAGGTCTGTAAGGGGGCTCCCTCACATCCACAGACTTTATGCTCCCTGAGATTTTCTGGCCCATTGCTTGGCTGCAGATTcacaaaggagaaagaaaaggtgaCTTTGGCCCAATGTTACCTCATGAAAGCACTTTCACACTGAGTCAATGACTTGATAACCAGATGGGATTTACTTCTCGTGTTTGCAGCTTTTGAGCAGCAGTGTTTTCAGAAGAGACGCACACTCCTGAAAGAAAGCAAAGCGTTTCCAGTTAAAGTAAGAGAGCCAGCTGAAACCCACAAATTGTCTCAAAGTTTGATCCCTGCTAGGTTATTTTAGACACTGAGCACTGACAGGTCTCTGCTTTTTATTCCGTGTCCTAGGAGTCCTATCCAGACAGCTGGCAGGATATTCAGAGCCCACCAACATTCAGAGTACAGACAGTAATTTCCTCCAATTCATAATAGGATGCAGACATCCTCCACCTTCTGCCCTTCCACCCATTTAGTTTAGCCAGGCTACAGCATCTTGAAAGAGGCACACAATATTCCTCAGCAATAAAGATTCATTTTACATATTCAACATTATATCCACTTAtct
Coding sequences:
- the SPSB4 gene encoding SPRY domain-containing SOCS box protein 4 isoform X1; translation: MGQKISGSIKSVDVREPPYRPVKRELRGPDFCKPARLDMLLDMPPAKLEVQYKHAWNNEDRSLNIFVKEDDKLTFHRHPVAQSTDCIRGKVGYTRGLHVWQIHWPTRQRGTHAVVGVSTAEAPLHSVGYTSLVGSNSESWGWDLGRNKLYHNCKNQPGVTYPVFLEPDEPFVLPDTLLVVLDMDEGTLSFMVDGQYLGVAFRGLKGKKVYPIVSAVWGHCEITMRYINGLDREESFQNLQVFALILKCPAFKKFVTGRFYIHTPLLVLSAEPLPLMDLCRRSIRFALGRDRLHDIESLPLPQSLKNYLQYQ
- the SPSB4 gene encoding SPRY domain-containing SOCS box protein 4 isoform X2 yields the protein MGQKISGSIKSVDVREPPYRPVKRELRGPDFCKPARLDMLLDMPPAKLEVQYKHAWNNEDRSLNIFVKEDDKLTFHRHPVAQSTDCIRGKVGYTRGLHVWQIHWPTRQRGTHAVVGVSTAEAPLHSVGYTSLVGSNSESWGWDLGRNKLYHNCKNQPGVTYPVFLEPDEPFVLPDTLLVVLDMDEGTLSFMVDGQYLGVAFRGLKGKKVYPIVSAVWGHCEITMRYINGLDPEPLPLMDLCRRSIRFALGRDRLHDIESLPLPQSLKNYLQYQ